A single genomic interval of Microbacterium sp. BLY harbors:
- a CDS encoding CYTH domain-containing protein has protein sequence MTEPSRTVEVERKYDVDDATPLPDWTTVPGVDAVSPGEHRALDARYLDTATGTLARAGVALRRRSGGPDEGWHVKGPRQGDGRLELGWPLGDDEGIPAPVLEAIAEWTTAPLEPLARIENDRTAYLLTGPGGVLAEFVDDHVRATDLRGGTRRTWREWEVELGPAAPSDEAGRAAFFAAVEQAVRAVGGRGAGSDSKLARALGF, from the coding sequence ATGACTGAGCCCTCCCGCACCGTCGAGGTCGAGCGCAAGTACGACGTCGACGACGCGACCCCGCTGCCGGACTGGACGACGGTCCCCGGGGTGGACGCGGTCTCGCCCGGCGAGCATCGCGCGCTCGACGCCCGTTACCTCGACACCGCGACAGGGACGCTCGCCCGCGCGGGCGTCGCGCTGCGTCGCCGCTCCGGCGGACCCGACGAGGGGTGGCACGTCAAAGGTCCCCGGCAGGGTGACGGTCGCCTGGAGCTCGGGTGGCCCCTCGGCGATGACGAGGGGATCCCCGCCCCGGTGCTCGAAGCGATCGCCGAGTGGACGACCGCGCCTCTGGAGCCCCTCGCACGCATCGAGAACGACCGCACGGCCTACCTGCTCACCGGGCCCGGTGGCGTGCTGGCGGAGTTCGTCGACGACCACGTGCGCGCCACCGACCTCCGCGGCGGCACGCGCCGGACATGGCGGGAGTGGGAGGTCGAGCTCGGGCCGGCGGCTCCGTCCGACGAAGCCGGGCGTGCGGCGTTCTTCGCCGCCGTGGAGCAGGCGGTGCGTGCGGTCGGCGGCCGCGGTGCCGGCTCCGACTCGAAGCTCGCCCGCGCTCTCGGGTTCTAG
- a CDS encoding response regulator codes for MALARLHGGPLDGQIIPLGDADDKLIVPYSETQVVYNRRGEPQNTGEGDGPTEIDYWFEEALEDLTLEDD; via the coding sequence ATGGCACTCGCACGACTTCACGGCGGCCCGCTGGACGGGCAGATCATCCCCCTCGGCGACGCGGACGACAAGCTGATCGTCCCCTACAGCGAGACGCAGGTGGTGTACAACCGCCGCGGCGAACCGCAGAACACCGGGGAGGGCGACGGTCCCACCGAGATCGACTACTGGTTCGAAGAGGCCCTCGAAGACCTCACGCTCGAGGATGACTGA